In the genome of Pseudarthrobacter sp. IC2-21, one region contains:
- a CDS encoding DEAD/DEAH box helicase, whose amino-acid sequence MAVLLPTHQVEDLQAGLIDYLSTTFALTDRDARNGLQGFLEDPQDGIFKGPFVRLRLPFEPAADGWRDSLNWYEGFAPYGHQALAFQRLTSKPEVSAGSTTVDSVFRRPEPTLVTTGTGSGKTESFLYPIIDHVLRAKAAGITGMKALILYPMNALANDQAQRLATLLAEDPELSGITAGIYTGQKDGQKHTKVSAAGLINTREIFRSEAPDILLTNYKMLDMLLLRSEDASIWEQSATSLQYVVLDEFHTYDGAQGTDVAMLLRRLGLALKSHWPEDLSAIPHGPSEEDRARPLGRITPVATSATLGAKGETEPMLRFSKTVFGETFADDAVVTESRLSIDAWCEAWEGDPAAEIARVAEGIEDAGKAIEAVLGVGADDPNAVIVEHVSQLLFGGQPADLLDAIRRHPFTRAVLKEASDAVVLTVLAERVLGGFNTSGGPRRRATLAARHTEFMAHFLALLSHVRAVPVPNRDAISVETHLWVRELSRLDKSVDGEHHYRWGDDGPHTDRTLYLPAVYCRHCGRSGWGAVLGPTGTDLENDDSKIRREQATGNPRFRALIHAPNEDALRAEKGEIADSLVWLDTFNRAILHEPPADDTAEAHEGRIVPVLMLRGQDADDDSKREVCPACQTGDGIRFLGSAIATMLSVSISNLFGADGLDSGEKKALVFTDSVQDAAHRAGFVQARSHILTLRSAFRRALEVAAADGGVATLKQLVDMAIADAATPVRKYQLIAPDYADRPQFRAFWDPESSAKEKRDATRNAEKRILFDASLEFGLQSRLGRTLELTGSIVAETDAGSPHAMLAAARAALEAMSGTLGLEDQLTDDGALLAWVRGVVERVRTQGGIRHQWLNDYMVEAGEKAQRWKVWGGRRRSEGMPAFPAGRSKPAFPRLGGGDSGYMDPIAQAQSWYTRWTALCLNIPKADATFVAKALFGQLAGQCVLETVQAKDGATIFALPTDRILLQAPTGEDLGTGRHFLACSVCRAVTPGSATVIEQLDGAHCLYVRCPGRLARQPEEENFYLKLYGAREPKRVVAKEHTSLLPDEDRVRVENEFKASVQTPQAPNVLVATPTLEMGIDIGDLSCVMLASLPTSVSSYLQRVGRAGRLTGNSLVLAYARGRGEHLPKLHDPLSVINGQVRPPATFLDAEEILQRQYLAHLVDRFARDAGRPHPRKAAGALAGDGPGTFLGDLIETAHSNAGEYIDEFLGQFGDLLAPASAVRLREWAAPCADGSSELAEHVIRAARLWADDCDELKARIDDIEKAMPELLVMAESNAATDEDKRAPKSAEATQRMLRRQLFALRDEYWISVLEKYGLLPNYTLLDDSVNLDIGVTWQEVETQDYVTETISLQRGAAIAINELAPGATFYSRGLEVKIDAVDLGPQQSHIQRWQACPECGWMHTDLDTAGPVKACGRCHLSGIADVSQQFDVVVMKNVSAEVRRDEVAIGDRSDQRVKERFNTMLAADIDPEHVTQEWFLEDFEFGAKYANRVQLRWLNLGRSSANAAPRIIAGNESKAPLFRVCSYCGKLDSAGRANNPDEHRFWCKYRKSSDEHVAEVALARVLATQGVALRLPAGRVMGDDFALPSLTAALLLGLREVIGGSPDHIAAVPINEPADGGTAVSLLLHDKVPGGTGYLAEFAEPEKVWNLLRAAWDVVRNCECRDEERLACHRCLLPFASPWHVDKVARVTAERLLRSILAGHDGVPDDGDPAFDGWTVTKVPPPAPALESHLEVKFRKALVDRLAAVGANVKVTPGLRADKVEFRLPGAKHIWWLEPQVDIHGTRPDFVLSTADPNIPKIAIYTDGYIFHASPEHNRVADDAAKREALRAVGVVPWAITWEDIDAFSGDGLSMPPWFTDKAASIVQNGTTPLQPALLAAVKSDAMSQLWQWIREPNRDAWADLSDAIPMLMLGKCTPFKGSVVGLPDFVQATLDDPLAAPELGVGRAWMYADGPLRCAANLTSPLMLSADVVLVLDGRDDAVAQPGYKTQWREWLRLSNLLGFRRTAPAIGAVSLAMPSVPVLVEPGALGTHLRPEWQDLLDIATHAERELLAVLAEIEGFPLPELGYELQDGTPLDIAWPEHKLAVVLHGAGEYDGWTLVPGDAEQIVEALKLKEND is encoded by the coding sequence ATGGCAGTCCTCCTGCCCACACATCAGGTCGAGGACCTCCAGGCTGGGCTGATCGACTACCTGTCCACAACGTTCGCCCTGACCGACCGGGATGCGCGCAACGGCCTGCAGGGATTCCTCGAGGATCCGCAGGACGGGATATTCAAAGGGCCGTTCGTGCGGCTCAGGCTGCCGTTCGAACCTGCTGCCGACGGGTGGCGGGATAGCCTCAACTGGTACGAGGGATTCGCCCCGTACGGCCATCAGGCGCTGGCCTTTCAGAGACTGACGTCAAAGCCAGAAGTTTCGGCAGGCTCAACCACGGTAGACAGCGTCTTCCGGCGACCGGAACCGACCCTGGTCACCACCGGCACGGGGTCCGGCAAGACCGAGTCCTTTCTCTACCCGATAATCGACCACGTGCTCCGGGCCAAGGCCGCTGGCATCACCGGAATGAAGGCGCTCATCCTTTACCCGATGAACGCCCTCGCCAACGACCAGGCACAGCGTCTCGCTACCCTGCTCGCTGAAGACCCTGAACTGAGCGGCATCACGGCAGGCATCTACACGGGACAGAAGGACGGCCAAAAGCACACCAAGGTTTCAGCGGCCGGGCTCATCAACACCCGTGAGATCTTCCGCAGCGAAGCACCCGACATCCTCCTGACCAACTACAAAATGCTGGACATGCTCCTGCTCCGCAGCGAGGACGCATCAATCTGGGAGCAGTCCGCCACCTCCCTGCAGTACGTGGTCCTCGATGAGTTCCACACCTACGACGGGGCTCAGGGGACCGACGTTGCCATGCTGCTGCGCCGCCTCGGCCTCGCCCTGAAGAGCCACTGGCCGGAGGACCTCAGCGCCATCCCGCACGGACCCAGCGAGGAGGATCGGGCTCGCCCGCTCGGTCGCATCACGCCGGTCGCCACGTCGGCGACGCTGGGCGCAAAGGGTGAGACCGAGCCCATGCTCCGCTTCTCCAAAACCGTCTTCGGCGAGACTTTCGCCGACGACGCGGTCGTCACCGAATCCCGCCTCAGTATTGATGCTTGGTGTGAGGCGTGGGAAGGGGATCCTGCTGCTGAGATCGCCCGCGTCGCGGAGGGCATCGAGGACGCTGGCAAGGCCATCGAGGCGGTTCTCGGCGTGGGAGCCGACGACCCCAACGCCGTCATCGTTGAACACGTCTCCCAACTCCTCTTCGGCGGACAGCCAGCGGATCTCCTCGACGCCATCCGCCGGCATCCGTTTACCCGTGCAGTACTCAAAGAGGCGAGCGACGCCGTCGTCCTCACCGTTCTGGCCGAGCGCGTCCTCGGCGGGTTCAACACCTCAGGCGGGCCCCGCCGGCGCGCGACGCTCGCAGCGCGCCACACCGAGTTCATGGCCCACTTCCTGGCCCTCCTCAGCCACGTCCGCGCGGTCCCCGTCCCCAACCGCGACGCCATCTCCGTGGAGACACACCTCTGGGTCCGTGAGCTCTCCCGCCTCGACAAGTCCGTGGACGGTGAGCACCACTACCGCTGGGGGGATGACGGCCCCCACACCGACAGGACCCTCTACCTCCCGGCGGTCTACTGTCGGCATTGCGGCCGCTCAGGGTGGGGCGCAGTCCTCGGCCCCACCGGAACGGACCTCGAGAACGACGACTCGAAGATCCGCCGCGAGCAGGCAACAGGTAACCCCCGTTTCCGTGCGCTAATCCACGCCCCTAACGAGGACGCCCTCCGAGCCGAAAAAGGCGAGATCGCAGACAGCCTTGTCTGGCTCGACACCTTCAATCGCGCCATCCTGCACGAGCCCCCCGCCGATGACACCGCCGAGGCGCACGAGGGCCGCATCGTCCCCGTCCTCATGCTTCGCGGTCAGGACGCCGACGACGACTCCAAGCGCGAGGTCTGTCCCGCCTGCCAGACCGGGGACGGCATCCGCTTCCTCGGCAGCGCCATCGCGACTATGCTCTCCGTGAGCATCTCCAACCTCTTCGGCGCCGACGGCCTCGACTCGGGCGAGAAGAAGGCCCTCGTCTTCACTGACAGTGTCCAGGACGCGGCCCACCGCGCCGGTTTCGTTCAGGCCCGTTCGCACATCCTCACCCTGCGTTCCGCGTTCCGCCGCGCGCTCGAGGTCGCTGCAGCGGATGGGGGAGTCGCCACCCTCAAGCAGCTGGTCGACATGGCGATCGCGGACGCCGCCACGCCTGTCCGCAAGTACCAGCTCATCGCCCCCGACTATGCCGACCGGCCGCAGTTCCGCGCCTTCTGGGACCCCGAGTCCAGCGCCAAGGAGAAGCGCGACGCGACACGCAACGCGGAGAAGCGCATCCTTTTCGACGCCTCACTCGAATTCGGCCTCCAGTCCCGCCTCGGCCGCACCCTCGAGCTCACCGGCAGCATTGTCGCGGAGACCGACGCCGGGTCGCCCCACGCCATGCTCGCGGCCGCCCGCGCCGCGCTCGAGGCGATGTCTGGCACCCTCGGCCTCGAGGACCAGCTCACCGATGACGGCGCGCTGCTCGCCTGGGTGCGCGGCGTCGTCGAACGCGTCCGCACCCAGGGCGGCATCCGGCACCAGTGGCTGAACGACTACATGGTCGAGGCGGGGGAGAAGGCCCAGCGCTGGAAGGTGTGGGGCGGCCGGCGCCGCAGCGAGGGGATGCCCGCCTTCCCTGCCGGCCGGTCCAAACCCGCCTTCCCGCGGCTCGGTGGCGGCGACTCCGGCTACATGGACCCGATAGCCCAGGCCCAGAGCTGGTACACACGCTGGACCGCGTTGTGCCTGAACATCCCCAAAGCAGACGCCACCTTCGTGGCCAAGGCTCTCTTCGGGCAGCTTGCCGGCCAGTGCGTGCTCGAGACCGTGCAGGCCAAGGACGGCGCCACGATCTTTGCGCTTCCCACCGACCGGATCCTCCTGCAGGCACCCACAGGCGAGGACCTCGGGACCGGCCGCCACTTCCTCGCATGCTCCGTGTGCCGTGCGGTCACACCAGGTTCAGCAACAGTAATCGAGCAGCTCGACGGTGCCCACTGTCTGTATGTCCGGTGCCCCGGGCGGCTGGCCCGGCAGCCGGAGGAGGAGAACTTCTACCTCAAGCTGTACGGAGCACGTGAGCCCAAGCGAGTGGTGGCCAAGGAGCACACCTCCCTGCTGCCCGACGAGGACCGGGTGCGGGTTGAGAACGAGTTCAAAGCCTCGGTACAAACGCCCCAGGCGCCCAATGTCCTGGTCGCGACGCCCACGCTGGAGATGGGCATCGACATCGGTGACCTTTCCTGCGTTATGCTCGCCTCCCTCCCCACCTCCGTCTCTTCCTACCTGCAGCGGGTGGGACGTGCCGGGCGTCTCACAGGGAACTCACTCGTCCTCGCCTACGCGCGTGGCCGTGGAGAGCACCTGCCCAAGCTCCATGACCCCTTGTCTGTGATCAACGGGCAAGTCCGCCCGCCTGCCACGTTTCTCGACGCCGAGGAGATCCTGCAAAGGCAGTACCTCGCCCACCTAGTGGACAGGTTCGCGCGCGACGCCGGCCGTCCCCATCCGCGCAAGGCCGCCGGCGCACTCGCCGGGGACGGACCGGGAACCTTCCTGGGCGACCTCATCGAGACAGCTCACTCCAACGCGGGCGAATATATCGATGAGTTCCTCGGGCAGTTCGGGGATCTTCTCGCTCCCGCCAGCGCCGTGAGGCTCCGGGAATGGGCTGCCCCCTGTGCTGACGGGTCGAGCGAGCTTGCCGAGCATGTCATCCGGGCAGCCAGGCTGTGGGCCGACGACTGCGACGAGCTGAAGGCCCGCATCGACGACATCGAGAAGGCAATGCCTGAGCTCTTGGTCATGGCTGAGTCCAACGCCGCCACGGACGAGGACAAACGTGCACCCAAATCCGCCGAGGCCACGCAGCGCATGCTGCGGAGGCAGCTCTTCGCCCTGCGCGACGAGTACTGGATCTCCGTACTCGAGAAGTACGGCCTGCTGCCGAACTACACGCTCCTCGACGACTCGGTGAACCTCGACATTGGCGTGACCTGGCAGGAAGTCGAAACCCAGGACTACGTCACCGAAACCATCTCGCTCCAGCGCGGGGCGGCCATCGCGATCAACGAGCTTGCCCCCGGGGCGACGTTCTACTCCCGTGGACTCGAGGTGAAGATCGACGCCGTGGACCTCGGCCCGCAGCAGAGCCACATCCAGCGCTGGCAGGCGTGCCCGGAGTGCGGGTGGATGCACACGGACCTGGACACTGCAGGTCCCGTCAAGGCATGCGGGCGGTGCCACCTCAGCGGAATCGCCGATGTCAGCCAGCAATTCGATGTTGTGGTCATGAAGAACGTCTCAGCGGAGGTGCGCCGCGACGAGGTGGCCATCGGCGACCGCAGCGACCAGCGCGTCAAAGAACGCTTCAACACGATGCTTGCCGCCGACATCGATCCCGAGCATGTCACCCAGGAATGGTTCCTCGAGGACTTCGAATTCGGCGCCAAGTACGCGAACCGGGTACAGCTACGGTGGCTCAACCTGGGACGTTCCTCTGCCAACGCCGCGCCGCGGATTATCGCCGGCAACGAGTCCAAGGCGCCGCTCTTCCGGGTCTGTTCCTACTGCGGCAAGCTCGACTCCGCCGGGCGTGCGAACAACCCCGATGAACACCGCTTCTGGTGCAAATACCGCAAGTCCAGTGACGAACACGTGGCGGAGGTGGCCCTCGCACGTGTCCTCGCGACCCAGGGGGTTGCTCTCCGCCTCCCGGCCGGCCGCGTTATGGGCGATGATTTCGCCCTCCCCAGCCTGACCGCGGCGTTACTCCTTGGGCTCCGCGAAGTGATTGGCGGATCCCCCGACCACATCGCCGCCGTGCCGATCAACGAACCTGCCGACGGCGGCACCGCCGTCTCCTTGCTCCTGCACGACAAAGTCCCCGGCGGCACTGGCTACCTCGCCGAGTTCGCCGAACCGGAGAAGGTATGGAACCTGCTGCGGGCGGCATGGGACGTGGTGCGGAACTGCGAATGCCGCGACGAGGAGCGCCTCGCCTGCCATCGCTGTCTCCTTCCTTTCGCGTCCCCTTGGCACGTCGACAAGGTGGCCCGCGTGACTGCGGAGCGTCTCCTGCGCAGCATCCTGGCCGGGCACGACGGCGTTCCGGACGACGGCGATCCCGCCTTCGACGGCTGGACCGTGACCAAGGTTCCTCCACCGGCGCCAGCCCTGGAATCACACCTCGAGGTCAAGTTCCGCAAGGCACTCGTGGACAGGCTTGCCGCCGTCGGCGCCAACGTCAAGGTCACCCCCGGGCTTCGCGCAGACAAGGTGGAGTTCCGCCTTCCGGGCGCCAAACACATCTGGTGGCTGGAACCACAAGTGGACATTCACGGCACTCGGCCTGACTTTGTCCTCTCAACGGCAGATCCGAACATCCCGAAGATCGCGATCTACACCGACGGCTACATTTTTCACGCGTCCCCTGAACACAACCGCGTGGCGGACGATGCGGCCAAACGGGAGGCTCTACGGGCCGTTGGTGTGGTTCCGTGGGCCATTACGTGGGAGGACATCGATGCCTTCTCCGGCGACGGATTGTCGATGCCACCGTGGTTCACGGACAAAGCGGCGAGCATCGTGCAGAACGGGACGACGCCGCTCCAGCCCGCTCTGCTTGCCGCCGTCAAGTCCGACGCTATGAGCCAGCTGTGGCAGTGGATCCGGGAGCCAAACAGGGACGCATGGGCGGACCTGTCGGATGCCATCCCCATGCTCATGCTGGGCAAGTGCACCCCGTTCAAGGGTTCCGTTGTGGGGCTTCCGGACTTCGTGCAGGCTACCCTGGATGATCCCCTTGCGGCGCCCGAGCTGGGAGTGGGGCGCGCGTGGATGTACGCGGACGGCCCTCTCCGGTGTGCCGCAAACCTGACGTCGCCGCTTATGCTGAGCGCCGACGTCGTGCTCGTCCTTGATGGACGGGACGATGCAGTGGCGCAACCCGGGTATAAGACTCAATGGCGCGAGTGGCTGCGTCTGAGCAACCTGCTCGGATTCAGGCGGACAGCCCCGGCCATCGGCGCGGTCAGTCTCGCGATGCCCTCGGTTCCGGTCCTTGTGGAACCGGGAGCCTTGGGTACGCACCTCCGGCCCGAGTGGCAGGATCTTCTGGACATCGCCACACACGCCGAGCGTGAACTGTTGGCAGTGCTGGCAGAAATTGAGGGGTTCCCCCTGCCCGAACTCGGGTACGAGCTCCAGGACGGGACGCCTCTGGACATCGCCTGGCCGGAGCACAAACTTGCTGTCGTTCTCCATGGAGCGGGCGAGTATGACGGCTGGACGTTGGTGCCGGGCGATGCGGAACAAATTGTGGAAGCACTGAAATTGAAGGAGAACGACTGA
- a CDS encoding 3'-5' exonuclease — protein sequence MASVTLMKGANKVDGSLKGKVLDFLYKLQEDDTAPGLHIEPMKTYKDSRARTGRVDQQFRAVLFKLNAGTEPHYVYAGTFNHDEAIKKAQTSILTVNPVSGIAELISAPAEGSATPPPAAVVPPAATGPAYENGLQKAGYTPSYLFEELGIPERTGAAAIGAASVEAFEQVVTDESVPEWQGLALIDLEAGKSLPDVKEGLGIGDYVDDPTKSEDEKLAEALKHPASKLEFTYAKGSEDLEYVINNESFQDWLVFLHPAQQQYAVKDRNGAFRLSGGAGTGKTVVAIHRAKHLAEERPESRILLTTFTKTLADSLAQNVGRLDPGLKQSDKFGEAPVTVAGIDSIAAQVWSKATPEEQAAAFSTVLGTPDAAATSRSNDKEWGEALDQVEHKLEPALANPTFLSQEYLSIVLANSVTDRDGYLTVPRSGRGTPLSRTKRVEVWKVMEAYRRICRSKGAVSYPELAALAAAVLQHRAAGGGDRPFDHVIVDEAQDFHAGHWLLLRALVAPGVNDLFIAEDSHQRIYGQKVPLSRFGIQIVGRSRRLTLNYRTTAQNLAFAVGLLSGIPFTDIEDTAEESANYRSARSGPRPQLEGKESLSKELDNAADWIKAWTTDPDFAPETIGVLVRSGKQVDFVVSGLLERGVSAQKVSGDKEAHPGEPVVMTMHRAKGMEFSKIILFGVGEANMPLQWALKDLGDAEKSDALLQERSLLYVAATRARDELVVSWSGKPSELLGV from the coding sequence ATGGCATCGGTAACCCTGATGAAGGGGGCCAACAAGGTCGACGGATCGCTCAAGGGCAAGGTCCTGGACTTCCTCTATAAGCTTCAGGAAGACGACACTGCCCCCGGCCTCCACATCGAACCGATGAAAACCTACAAGGACTCCCGGGCGCGCACAGGCCGCGTTGACCAACAGTTCCGAGCCGTGTTGTTCAAGCTCAACGCCGGGACAGAACCGCATTACGTCTATGCGGGCACCTTCAACCACGACGAGGCAATCAAGAAGGCGCAGACAAGCATCCTGACCGTCAACCCGGTCAGCGGTATTGCTGAACTCATCAGCGCACCGGCAGAAGGATCAGCGACCCCGCCACCGGCCGCTGTTGTTCCCCCGGCAGCGACAGGTCCCGCCTATGAGAACGGCCTCCAAAAAGCTGGCTACACGCCGTCGTACCTCTTCGAGGAGCTGGGCATTCCCGAACGTACCGGCGCAGCTGCGATCGGTGCGGCTTCTGTGGAGGCGTTCGAACAGGTGGTCACTGACGAATCAGTCCCAGAATGGCAGGGGCTTGCCCTCATTGACCTGGAGGCTGGAAAGTCCCTCCCGGACGTCAAAGAAGGCCTGGGGATTGGCGACTATGTCGATGACCCCACGAAGTCCGAGGATGAAAAGCTTGCCGAGGCGCTTAAGCACCCTGCCTCAAAGCTCGAGTTCACCTACGCCAAGGGGTCCGAAGACCTCGAGTACGTCATTAACAACGAAAGCTTCCAGGACTGGCTGGTTTTCCTGCACCCGGCCCAACAGCAGTATGCCGTGAAGGACCGCAACGGAGCCTTCCGACTGTCCGGCGGGGCGGGCACGGGTAAAACGGTGGTGGCGATCCACCGCGCCAAGCACCTGGCGGAAGAGCGCCCGGAATCGCGCATCCTTCTGACCACCTTTACGAAGACGCTGGCCGATAGCCTTGCGCAAAACGTGGGGCGTCTGGATCCGGGGCTGAAGCAGAGCGACAAGTTTGGCGAAGCTCCGGTGACTGTTGCCGGCATCGACTCCATCGCCGCCCAGGTCTGGTCAAAGGCCACGCCTGAGGAACAGGCCGCGGCCTTTAGTACGGTGCTCGGGACTCCCGATGCGGCGGCGACGAGCAGGTCCAACGACAAGGAATGGGGTGAGGCCCTTGACCAAGTGGAGCACAAGCTCGAGCCCGCGCTCGCGAACCCGACATTCCTTAGCCAGGAGTACCTGTCCATCGTCCTTGCCAATTCTGTGACCGACAGGGACGGGTACCTGACCGTTCCGAGATCTGGTCGCGGCACGCCCTTGAGCCGAACTAAGCGCGTCGAGGTCTGGAAAGTCATGGAGGCATATCGGCGTATCTGCCGGAGCAAGGGAGCCGTGAGCTACCCTGAACTCGCGGCGCTGGCCGCTGCCGTCCTTCAGCATCGGGCCGCCGGCGGAGGGGACCGCCCCTTCGACCACGTCATCGTTGACGAAGCCCAGGACTTTCACGCTGGCCACTGGCTCCTGCTCCGCGCACTGGTGGCGCCGGGCGTCAACGACCTGTTCATTGCTGAGGACTCCCACCAGCGGATCTATGGGCAGAAGGTGCCCCTCAGCCGGTTCGGCATCCAGATTGTGGGGCGCTCGCGGCGTCTGACGCTCAACTACCGGACGACAGCGCAGAACCTCGCTTTCGCCGTCGGGCTCCTCTCAGGGATACCGTTCACTGACATTGAGGACACTGCGGAGGAATCCGCAAACTACCGGTCCGCCAGAAGCGGACCGCGCCCCCAGCTCGAAGGCAAGGAATCGCTCTCGAAGGAGCTCGATAACGCCGCCGACTGGATCAAGGCATGGACCACCGATCCGGACTTCGCGCCGGAAACCATCGGCGTACTGGTGCGCTCAGGCAAACAGGTGGACTTCGTCGTCAGCGGACTGCTTGAGCGTGGAGTCTCTGCCCAGAAAGTCTCCGGGGACAAAGAAGCCCACCCTGGCGAGCCGGTGGTCATGACAATGCACCGGGCAAAGGGCATGGAGTTTTCCAAAATCATCCTCTTCGGCGTAGGGGAGGCGAATATGCCCCTGCAATGGGCGCTCAAGGACCTCGGCGACGCCGAGAAATCTGATGCCCTGCTGCAGGAGCGGTCACTGTTGTATGTAGCCGCGACGCGGGCACGGGACGAACTGGTGGTTTCGTGGAGTGGGAAACCATCGGAGCTGTTGGGGGTGTGA
- a CDS encoding HNH endonuclease: MGIGTRQATKTVEERFWEKTRREPGGCLTWTAYRTADGYGQFSFNGRRIGAHRAAWMIFTGEELTSHQCILHNCDNPPCVEITHLRVGTSAENTAEKIARGRSFYIGGERHGAARIPEETIVRIRLMLAEGMTHERIAAEVGCSRTHITNIKNGKTRREPSPEPTKLMISRALQRAKTQSFRDRQLIIAKSIVHPADAIPGEEWRPTRFPGYWVSSLARVRGPRGTILKQTRGGGETRSYYFVQCGARNTRQVHWLVCEAFHGPRPDGMLAAHNDGNSFNNLPENLRWATPTENQADRRMHGRLKSGSDHPQSKLTEMQVGEIRGQVPGPYGTLERLAREFGVSPTTIARIRDGKR; this comes from the coding sequence GTGGGCATCGGCACAAGACAGGCTACAAAGACTGTCGAAGAACGCTTCTGGGAGAAAACCCGGCGCGAGCCGGGCGGTTGTTTGACATGGACGGCGTACAGGACAGCAGACGGTTACGGGCAGTTCAGCTTCAATGGAAGGCGTATTGGAGCTCACCGTGCCGCTTGGATGATCTTCACCGGCGAGGAGCTCACAAGTCACCAGTGCATCCTGCATAACTGCGATAATCCACCTTGCGTTGAGATCACCCATCTGCGAGTCGGAACCAGTGCTGAGAATACAGCGGAGAAGATTGCCAGGGGTCGTAGCTTCTACATAGGCGGCGAACGACATGGTGCGGCAAGAATCCCCGAGGAGACCATCGTTCGGATTCGGTTAATGCTCGCCGAGGGAATGACCCATGAACGTATCGCAGCAGAGGTGGGATGCTCAAGGACGCATATAACAAATATAAAGAATGGAAAGACCCGGCGGGAACCCTCACCTGAACCCACAAAATTGATGATCTCGCGAGCGCTGCAGAGGGCTAAAACCCAAAGCTTTCGCGATAGACAGCTCATAATTGCTAAGTCCATCGTGCACCCCGCCGATGCCATTCCCGGAGAGGAGTGGCGTCCCACTCGTTTTCCCGGGTACTGGGTCAGCTCGCTGGCGCGTGTTCGGGGACCTCGAGGCACAATTCTCAAGCAAACGCGCGGCGGCGGGGAAACGCGCTCCTATTACTTCGTTCAATGCGGCGCAAGGAACACCAGGCAGGTCCACTGGCTAGTGTGTGAAGCGTTCCACGGCCCACGGCCCGACGGGATGCTGGCCGCGCATAACGACGGCAACTCCTTCAACAACCTGCCGGAAAACCTCCGTTGGGCCACCCCGACGGAGAATCAAGCCGATCGAAGGATGCATGGACGCTTGAAATCTGGGTCTGATCACCCACAGTCCAAACTTACCGAAATGCAGGTCGGCGAAATTCGCGGACAAGTGCCAGGGCCCTATGGCACACTCGAGCGTCTGGCAAGGGAGTTCGGCGTTAGCCCCACGACTATCGCACGCATTCGCGATGGGAAGCGTTAA
- a CDS encoding nucleoside deaminase — protein sequence MTHEQHASAAPELYRTAHPGFEAAYQAARKSLAEGGIPIGAALARDGVVIASGHNERVQNADPIAHGEMSALRAAGRQKSYRDTTLYTTLAPCAMCAGTIVQFKIPRVVVGEARAFDGELELLRTRGVEVVVVLDDQRSVDMMRTFQSDNPDLWAEDIAE from the coding sequence ATGACCCACGAGCAGCACGCATCCGCCGCGCCGGAACTGTACCGCACTGCCCACCCGGGATTCGAGGCCGCCTATCAGGCCGCCCGGAAGAGTCTGGCTGAGGGCGGCATCCCCATCGGAGCGGCGCTCGCCCGGGACGGCGTGGTCATTGCCAGCGGGCACAACGAACGGGTCCAGAACGCCGATCCGATCGCCCACGGAGAAATGTCGGCGCTCCGCGCCGCCGGCCGGCAGAAGAGCTACCGGGACACCACGCTCTACACCACCCTCGCCCCGTGTGCCATGTGCGCCGGAACCATCGTGCAGTTCAAAATTCCCCGCGTGGTGGTGGGTGAAGCACGCGCCTTCGACGGCGAGCTGGAGCTCCTGCGGACACGCGGGGTTGAGGTGGTGGTGGTCCTGGATGATCAGCGTTCGGTCGACATGATGCGGACATTCCAGTCCGACAACCCTGACCTCTGGGCAGAGGACATCGCCGAGTAG